The Candidatus Thorarchaeota archaeon genome has a segment encoding these proteins:
- a CDS encoding AAA family ATPase, whose amino-acid sequence MNHVITLGGLHGTGKSSVADLIASEFDMRRTSAGAIFRGLAKERGMTLEEFSKLAKEDPLIDKMLDDRLREEAEKGNVVIDGQLASWMAGKHADLKILLTAPLEVRVRRIASRDGRDYEEALHETKTREEIERERYKRYYGIDITDLSIYDLVINTEKFDLEGVYSIIRTALQRLFSSKEA is encoded by the coding sequence ATGAACCATGTGATCACCCTGGGCGGCCTGCACGGCACTGGAAAGAGCTCCGTTGCAGATCTGATAGCAAGTGAGTTTGACATGAGACGGACCTCGGCCGGAGCGATTTTTCGAGGGCTTGCCAAAGAGAGAGGTATGACTCTTGAAGAGTTCAGCAAGCTGGCAAAGGAAGACCCACTTATCGACAAGATGCTTGATGATAGACTAAGAGAAGAGGCCGAAAAAGGTAATGTGGTCATCGACGGGCAGCTGGCATCGTGGATGGCCGGAAAACATGCAGACCTCAAGATCCTCCTGACTGCACCATTAGAGGTTCGCGTGAGACGAATAGCCAGTCGAGATGGGCGCGATTACGAGGAGGCGCTTCATGAGACCAAGACCCGTGAGGAGATCGAACGCGAACGGTATAAACGGTATTATGGAATCGACATCACAGATCTCTCGATCTACGACCTTGTGATCAATACTGAGAAGTTTGACCTCGAAGGGGTCTATAGCATAATCAGAACAGCTCTGCAGAGACTATTTTCCTCTAAAGAGGCATGA
- the rpl34e gene encoding 50S ribosomal protein L34e (the function of this protein in the ribosome is unknown), whose protein sequence is MPRPGQLTRSRANRAVKTPGGRLVIHRRKIYRTKGHCAITGKRLQVPRSAKHGRSRKASKSTKRPNRPFGGYMTARALKRGIIKSVRE, encoded by the coding sequence ATGCCAAGACCGGGTCAACTTACAAGATCAAGAGCAAATCGAGCTGTCAAGACCCCCGGTGGAAGACTTGTGATCCACCGACGTAAGATCTACAGGACAAAGGGCCATTGTGCCATTACCGGAAAGCGCCTGCAGGTCCCACGCAGTGCCAAACATGGCCGAAGCCGAAAGGCCAGCAAATCAACCAAACGCCCGAACCGCCCATTCGGTGGATATATGACTGCCCGGGCCCTTAAACGTGGGATAATCAAGTCAGTCCGAGAATAA
- a CDS encoding TMCO1/EMC3 family protein produces MQDIFAALTDWFTLYFKDPPMSAILIMAVSVGITFISNLAMLKFSDVRRLKRYQAEIKAYQELSKKANEAGNEKLLRKVKRRKPYIDRIQKEMMTARCKPYMFFIIPFMLIFSFLNGFYIGAGGTPIIVAVIPFHIEKLIPFLIGWVGTPVAGGFGMYFFGFYMLVGLGLGQMLQRVMGTSLT; encoded by the coding sequence ATGCAGGACATCTTTGCGGCTCTTACCGATTGGTTCACATTATACTTCAAAGATCCGCCAATGTCGGCGATTCTAATCATGGCGGTGTCGGTGGGGATCACCTTCATCAGCAACCTCGCCATGCTAAAATTCTCAGATGTTCGACGACTGAAGAGATATCAGGCGGAGATCAAGGCGTACCAAGAGCTGTCAAAGAAGGCAAACGAGGCAGGGAATGAGAAGCTGCTACGAAAGGTGAAGCGTCGCAAACCCTATATTGACCGTATTCAGAAAGAGATGATGACTGCACGGTGTAAACCATACATGTTTTTCATCATTCCATTCATGCTCATCTTCTCGTTTCTTAATGGCTTTTACATAGGTGCGGGAGGAACCCCCATCATCGTAGCGGTCATTCCGTTTCACATTGAAAAGCTGATACCATTTCTCATCGGCTGGGTTGGAACTCCAGTGGCCGGTGGTTTTGGAATGTACTTCTTTGGATTCTATATGTTAGTGGGACTGGGATTAGGCCAGATGCTCCAGAGAGTCATGGGCACTTCACTGACATAG
- a CDS encoding adenylate kinase — translation MSERNAVIVTGIPGVGKTTVITTAVDMVKDKHGEDVQVLNFGTAMFEVASKEGLVKHRDEMRKLPTATQRKIQQLAGEAIAKQAESARVIVDTHTLIATPNGFLIGLPEWVIRAIQPKTIVLVEADPENIARRRSDDATRERDAQAVEEIDTHQQMCRAAAVAAATLTGATVRIIKNRQGQVETAATQLYDTLME, via the coding sequence ATGAGTGAAAGGAATGCAGTCATAGTCACAGGAATCCCAGGTGTTGGAAAGACGACCGTGATCACCACAGCCGTGGATATGGTCAAGGATAAACATGGCGAAGATGTACAGGTGCTCAACTTTGGAACGGCAATGTTTGAAGTTGCCTCAAAGGAGGGTCTTGTCAAACACCGTGATGAGATGCGAAAGTTACCAACAGCCACACAGCGCAAGATACAACAGTTGGCAGGTGAGGCCATAGCCAAACAGGCAGAGTCTGCGCGCGTGATAGTTGACACACACACATTGATTGCAACACCCAATGGTTTTCTCATCGGACTGCCTGAATGGGTCATTAGGGCAATACAACCAAAGACCATCGTACTGGTAGAGGCGGATCCTGAAAATATTGCACGACGCCGGAGCGATGATGCGACTCGTGAGCGGGATGCACAGGCTGTTGAGGAGATCGATACCCATCAGCAGATGTGTAGAGCAGCAGCGGTCGCAGCAGCAACACTCACCGGAGCGACGGTACGAATCATTAAGAACCGCCAAGGACAGGTTGAAACGGCCGCGACCCAACTGTATGATACATTAATGGAGTAG
- a CDS encoding isoprenylcysteine carboxylmethyltransferase family protein gives MIDYLMIVITTGIFGLQHSGLAAHRVKNRIIDRWGKKAYSYIFTGCSTIAFLIAVFATDYRRWFSVLIDPSTIDWPFFIIAIMMGGLGVIVALRASKVISISTVADMRTEREPELITEGIYASIRHPLYLATILVLLAIIPLYMEPHIALFGLAMSVYTLIGAYLEERKLIGAYGQTYLAYRRRAGFILPKFRRIREETRQ, from the coding sequence ATGATAGACTACCTGATGATAGTGATCACTACGGGAATATTTGGACTGCAACACAGTGGCCTTGCCGCTCATCGGGTAAAGAACAGGATCATTGACAGATGGGGGAAAAAAGCATACTCGTACATATTTACAGGATGCAGTACTATCGCTTTCTTGATTGCAGTTTTCGCAACTGATTACAGGCGTTGGTTTTCAGTCCTTATTGATCCGTCCACAATTGACTGGCCATTTTTCATTATTGCCATCATGATGGGAGGACTCGGTGTAATCGTTGCACTACGTGCGTCTAAGGTCATCTCAATCAGTACAGTTGCGGATATGCGAACAGAGAGAGAACCCGAGCTCATCACTGAGGGAATCTATGCAAGCATCCGTCATCCACTCTATCTGGCCACAATACTGGTGCTGCTTGCGATCATCCCGCTCTACATGGAGCCGCATATTGCACTATTCGGCTTGGCAATGTCTGTATATACTCTCATTGGAGCATATCTAGAGGAGAGAAAACTGATTGGAGCATATGGACAGACATACCTAGCATATCGAAGGAGGGCAGGGTTCATTCTTCCTAAATTTCGAAGAATACGAGAGGAAACAAGACAATAG
- a CDS encoding transcription initiation factor IIB codes for MAKPVRAMAERRQGTQACSICGGTEFYEDQTRGEYICVSCGCVIDEKIMDTGPEWRAFTAEERNARARTGSPLTLTMADKGLATTLGWSDRDANGRAIAASNRAAIYRMRKWQIRTLVHSSQHRNLSIAMSELDRLTSQLGVPSETKETSALIYRKALSRRLVRGRSIEGMVAASVYLSCRIHRIPRQLDEIVTEARVNRKELGQCVRLILRNVRINVPIPSANDLMPRISADLGLDGQTVQKAMEIINEARERGITAGKDPGGLAAAALYIAGIITDDRRTQREIAEASNVTEVTVRNRYKDLATSLQITIRP; via the coding sequence ATGGCGAAACCAGTCCGGGCTATGGCCGAACGACGACAAGGTACACAAGCATGTTCAATTTGTGGAGGCACTGAATTCTATGAAGACCAGACCCGCGGCGAATACATCTGCGTGTCCTGTGGATGTGTCATTGATGAGAAGATCATGGACACAGGACCTGAGTGGAGAGCATTCACCGCTGAGGAACGAAATGCGAGGGCGAGGACTGGTTCACCACTGACTCTTACTATGGCTGATAAGGGCCTAGCTACTACCTTAGGCTGGAGCGACAGGGATGCCAATGGCCGAGCAATTGCTGCAAGCAATCGTGCTGCTATCTATCGGATGCGTAAATGGCAGATCCGGACACTGGTCCACAGTTCTCAGCACAGGAATCTCAGTATCGCAATGAGCGAACTTGACCGGCTGACCTCTCAACTTGGCGTTCCCAGTGAGACTAAGGAGACCTCTGCTCTCATTTACAGGAAAGCGCTCAGTCGCAGACTGGTCCGGGGGCGAAGCATAGAGGGCATGGTAGCTGCATCCGTCTATCTCTCATGCAGAATCCATAGGATTCCCCGACAGCTTGATGAGATCGTGACTGAGGCCCGCGTCAACCGCAAGGAACTCGGTCAGTGTGTCAGGCTTATCCTTCGTAATGTTCGTATCAATGTTCCAATTCCTTCGGCAAATGATCTCATGCCACGAATCTCTGCGGATCTCGGTCTTGATGGGCAAACAGTTCAGAAGGCCATGGAGATCATTAATGAGGCTCGTGAGCGCGGAATAACTGCTGGAAAAGATCCTGGTGGTCTTGCAGCCGCTGCGCTCTATATTGCTGGTATCATCACTGATGATCGGCGAACTCAGCGAGAGATTGCAGAGGCCTCAAATGTGACAGAGGTCACTGTGCGGAATCGTTACAAGGACCTTGCAACAAGCCTTCAGATCACTATTCGTCCATAG
- a CDS encoding AAA family ATPase: MIPFLLTLCGLPASGKTTFAHALRDSLLESMQVMVVSTDDLRDTDYYRNFQPERERHVRMASLQQAASLVRQGISVIFDDTNYYTSMRHELMDIARSAHVRFGIVHISTPLEVALLWNQQRVGPVPDMVVERIAQRFDPPGRRYSWDVPLLDIDLSRRSIDDAVDLTIEHLGELPLLTVGRDDPSDDDENLSLYDVITRQAVTAYLVEHPERRGSPMVSRIRRKSLRLAIDGKLSRDETEVLLRQMLDAGE, from the coding sequence TTGATACCTTTCCTACTCACTCTCTGTGGTCTTCCCGCATCAGGAAAGACGACTTTTGCGCACGCACTCCGAGACAGTCTTCTCGAGTCCATGCAAGTGATGGTTGTCAGTACAGATGATCTGCGTGATACCGATTACTATCGCAATTTCCAACCCGAGCGTGAGCGTCATGTGCGTATGGCCTCATTGCAACAGGCTGCATCCCTAGTCAGACAGGGCATCTCTGTCATTTTTGATGACACAAATTACTATACCAGTATGCGCCATGAACTGATGGATATTGCGCGGAGTGCTCACGTGAGGTTTGGCATTGTTCATATTTCCACACCCTTGGAGGTGGCTCTCCTATGGAACCAGCAACGTGTCGGACCTGTGCCTGATATGGTGGTGGAACGAATAGCTCAACGGTTCGACCCCCCGGGAAGGCGTTATTCTTGGGATGTCCCCCTATTAGATATTGATCTGTCGCGTAGGTCTATTGACGACGCTGTTGACCTGACCATTGAGCACTTGGGTGAACTACCTCTGCTAACGGTTGGAAGAGATGATCCTTCGGATGATGATGAGAACCTCTCCCTGTACGATGTGATCACACGACAGGCGGTCACTGCATACTTGGTCGAGCACCCTGAGCGGAGAGGGTCACCCATGGTCTCACGGATTCGACGTAAATCTCTTAGACTGGCAATAGACGGCAAGTTGTCGCGCGATGAGACCGAAGTTTTGCTACGTCAAATGTTAGACGCTGGCGAATAG
- the spcS gene encoding O-phosphoseryl-tRNA(Sec) selenium transferase, with translation MDKLEKRLLELIPNNMVERGLITLDSIINPIRDILNRRQFPLRPLTELQVEWMLQVLSSLDTDKDPKAIRVGEREARVASPLIARLAAGFNHGIGRSGHVTAPQPKAAGASLMQQVCNTMATDAIRRLGTPNVKRGIVLPLSTGMSIALTFGALHRELKTRRVLYPRIDHTSPLRGLALAGMEVTTIPTTLADDAVVTDMSTLEREILAAEDTAVLATTTFFPPREADPIKEIARLCADHDVPLVINNAYGVQSEKIMKSIRSAIDAGRVDFIIQSTDKNFLTPVGGSIVVSPSSDEIEWVAETYAGRATAAPVVQLLAALTTMGLERYQQLREEQMTNRRLLDARLRELAEEIDQRVLETTNEVSSAITLDGHDAHKIGAMLYNRRVTGPRAVAKGEPGSCIEDYPHSYIVMNAAIGARQRDVEEAVTKLFKVVSKL, from the coding sequence GTGGATAAATTAGAAAAGCGATTACTGGAGCTCATACCCAACAACATGGTCGAGCGAGGTCTCATCACTCTTGACTCGATAATCAATCCAATCAGGGACATTCTGAACCGGCGACAGTTCCCACTCAGACCACTGACCGAACTTCAAGTGGAATGGATGCTCCAAGTACTATCATCCCTTGATACCGATAAAGATCCAAAGGCGATTCGTGTCGGCGAACGAGAGGCACGTGTGGCGTCGCCACTTATAGCACGGCTTGCAGCGGGATTTAATCATGGTATTGGTCGTAGTGGGCATGTCACAGCACCACAACCAAAAGCCGCAGGAGCGTCCCTGATGCAACAGGTCTGCAATACGATGGCCACAGATGCCATTCGCCGACTTGGGACTCCGAATGTCAAACGTGGAATAGTACTACCCCTCTCGACAGGAATGAGCATTGCCCTCACATTCGGTGCACTTCATCGTGAGTTAAAGACTCGCAGAGTACTCTATCCACGAATAGATCATACCTCACCTCTAAGAGGGCTGGCATTAGCAGGAATGGAGGTCACTACGATTCCGACAACACTTGCCGATGATGCCGTTGTGACAGACATGAGCACTCTGGAGAGAGAGATTCTGGCCGCGGAGGATACCGCGGTTCTTGCGACCACGACCTTCTTTCCACCAAGGGAGGCGGACCCGATTAAAGAGATTGCGCGACTCTGTGCGGATCATGATGTGCCCTTGGTGATCAATAATGCATATGGGGTTCAGTCTGAAAAGATCATGAAATCAATAAGATCGGCCATTGATGCAGGCCGTGTGGACTTTATCATCCAGAGTACTGACAAAAACTTTCTCACACCAGTGGGGGGTTCGATTGTAGTCTCGCCAAGTAGTGATGAGATCGAATGGGTGGCTGAGACCTATGCTGGGCGAGCCACCGCAGCCCCCGTTGTGCAATTGCTGGCCGCCCTGACAACCATGGGACTGGAGAGATACCAGCAGCTCCGAGAAGAACAGATGACTAATCGTAGACTACTGGATGCACGTCTAAGAGAGCTTGCAGAAGAAATCGATCAACGAGTACTTGAGACTACAAATGAGGTCTCCAGCGCGATCACCCTTGATGGACATGATGCCCACAAGATTGGTGCAATGCTCTATAATCGCCGAGTGACAGGCCCAAGAGCGGTTGCTAAAGGGGAGCCCGGTTCATGTATTGAGGACTATCCTCACAGTTACATTGTAATGAACGCAGCCATCGGAGCGCGCCAGAGAGACGTGGAAGAGGCAGTTACGAAACTCTTTAAGGTGGTTTCGAAGTTATAA
- the selB gene encoding selenocysteine-specific translation elongation factor has translation MKEPTPVHVGLMGHIDHGKTALASVLSEGVFTAGLDKHPQSKARGITIDLGFTMFQLEGFLVTLVDAPGHADLIRSVVAGANIIDAAILTVAADEGPKVQTGEHIIVLEAMGIDTVVVAITKIDLVDETQLRKVEAQIEKIIGEINFKRTEVVRVSAKTREGIDNLREALLRVLTPRPRNIDGTFLMPIDHAFHVRGHGTVTTGTILRGHVQVGDTVQLMPHKTLARVRSIQTFGNEREKAQAGDRVGINVPDIDPKMISRGDYLCEQDSLTTASILIVRIKRNPLYKRPLTKAMILSAHIGMSAVICEAYPFEQVNGHRVLIPHTEADDYELVLHCQRPIASEIGTKVLLLRTDLGPTEMRIIGHGEILELSESLVVYRRKRRTGVVTRVRENDVLVEGLASHKEMAQQMKGVQVSTEQGDLGVVQAAFGTKGVVAVSFKGPVAEGTMVYYDRFVEERM, from the coding sequence ATGAAAGAACCGACTCCAGTTCATGTAGGTCTCATGGGTCATATAGATCATGGAAAGACAGCATTAGCCAGCGTACTAAGTGAGGGAGTGTTCACGGCTGGTCTTGACAAACACCCACAATCGAAAGCACGTGGAATCACGATAGATCTTGGATTCACCATGTTCCAGCTGGAGGGGTTTCTGGTGACACTGGTAGACGCACCAGGCCATGCCGATCTAATTCGCAGTGTTGTAGCCGGAGCGAATATCATCGATGCAGCCATCTTGACGGTGGCTGCTGACGAGGGCCCAAAAGTTCAGACCGGGGAACACATCATAGTACTTGAGGCGATGGGGATTGACACTGTTGTCGTGGCAATCACAAAAATCGATCTCGTAGATGAGACCCAATTGAGAAAGGTGGAAGCACAGATTGAGAAGATCATCGGAGAGATAAATTTCAAGAGAACTGAAGTTGTCAGAGTCTCAGCAAAGACCAGAGAGGGAATCGATAATCTTCGAGAGGCCCTCTTACGAGTGTTGACCCCACGACCACGCAATATCGATGGAACTTTTCTCATGCCAATAGACCACGCATTTCATGTACGAGGCCATGGTACGGTCACCACAGGAACAATATTGCGAGGACACGTTCAGGTCGGCGATACCGTCCAACTCATGCCTCACAAGACATTAGCCCGAGTGAGGAGCATCCAGACATTTGGGAATGAGAGAGAGAAGGCCCAAGCAGGAGACAGGGTCGGAATCAATGTTCCCGATATCGACCCCAAAATGATCAGCAGAGGGGACTATCTGTGCGAACAGGACTCGCTGACCACGGCCTCAATCCTGATCGTTCGTATCAAAAGAAATCCGCTGTACAAACGGCCCCTTACAAAGGCCATGATACTAAGTGCGCACATCGGAATGTCTGCGGTCATATGCGAAGCATACCCATTTGAACAGGTCAACGGTCACCGAGTTCTCATACCTCACACAGAGGCTGACGATTACGAACTTGTACTCCATTGCCAGAGGCCGATTGCCTCAGAGATTGGAACCAAGGTGCTCCTTCTGAGAACGGACCTTGGCCCCACAGAGATGCGGATTATTGGACATGGAGAGATATTAGAACTAAGTGAGTCACTTGTGGTCTATCGCCGGAAGCGACGTACAGGGGTCGTCACTAGAGTCCGAGAGAACGATGTGCTTGTGGAGGGCCTTGCATCACACAAGGAGATGGCTCAACAGATGAAGGGGGTGCAGGTATCAACAGAACAGGGCGATCTTGGAGTTGTTCAGGCCGCCTTTGGCACAAAGGGCGTGGTGGCGGTATCGTTCAAAGGCCCAGTTGCAGAGGGCACTATGGTCTATTATGACAGGTTTGTTGAGGAGAGGATGTAG